In Camelus dromedarius isolate mCamDro1 chromosome 4, mCamDro1.pat, whole genome shotgun sequence, the DNA window TCCTTCGGGCCTGACCCTTTCAGTGAGCAAATGTCCCTGAGATTTTAGAATTAGAGACAGAGGGGACcccagaaaaagaggaaaggacttctcccaatggaaaaaaaagaggactgaaattattcatttaaatatttaaaaagaatctaATCGTATACCCCAATGTGATGAAACAGAATAGATCACTTAAAAGGGTTTAAAGCATTTTCCTGACAATGTGTAATGGTTTACTACCGACAGCtaactgcagaagaaaagtatCCCTTGCTCCCCTGCCcctacaggagaaaaaaaaatcaattgggaaatttgaaaactacaagaaTCTGGTCCAAGGCTCCTGGAGGCTGAAAGCTACACAAAGGCAAGTGTCTTTTAACATAATAAAGCCAGATCTCAGCCTTCAGGGGACCAAGGGGTGGAGTCACCTACTGTCATCAGCCTGGATGGAAACCACTTCCTCTTCCCCCAGGGCATGAAAAATATCAAGACATAATTCTTCATATTCCCTCCCTAAAATTATGCTTGGTAGCAATGAAGCCTGCTTCAGTTACACCTCTGTATGTATGGGGAGACCACTATGGAGGGCATTCTCTTTTATAGATGTTTCATAATATCAAGCAGTATCTTCCTTCCTGTGTTCCTCCTATTACAGATAAAGGCCTgaagtaaaagcaaatataagaaATACTTATCATCTGGCTATATTTACTCTGAACCGTGGCACATCCTCTCCTCCAACTCGATAAAAGTGATAAAAGTGACTCCCATTTGCTACAGGGAGCCAAGCCCCAGATGAGGACTTTATCATATTATCACAAAACCTTATGAGGTCAGagttattactcccattttataaatgtggaaactgaaggCCCAAAGTCACAAGTCAGTAAGTAGTGTTGCTAAAATTCAATCTTAGATCTATCAAGCTACAAAAGCCATGCTCTCAGTCTCTATGCTGTTTGGCTACCACATAGGCAGTGTTCTTCTGACACAGTGCTACCTGTAAGTAAGTGATGCTTACTAGCTCTaggttagaaaagaaaaacattcatttctgaatattagacatttaaaaaacagagaataTTAGTTAATATATGACAAAACACTAATCTCTTATGAGCATGAGTAGGCTGTACCTATCAGAAAACACATGCTGTAAATGGATAAGAAGAACATAAGATTAAATGTTGCAATGGAATTTCAGGGTAGGACAATTAACACCAGCCAGACAGTTGAAGCCTCTCAAATGCCACTAATCATTGTAGACACATTAATCTGGTGGCAGCATACAGAGTGGATTGAGGGCATGGGGGTGGGTAACACCAAGCCAGGAAGGCCAGTTAGGAGAATACATGAGCTCTTTATAGTAGTGGCACAGAGAATGGAAAAGGGGAAACAAATACAAAGGGGGAAATGGAAATAGAACCCAAAATGCTTCATGAGGGAAGGAAGTTGTGAGGTTTCAGTCTAAGAAGCACCTTgccagggagaaagaagagaagtaaACTGTCTACTTTGTTGACATTTTTGATAAACTTTAGACAGTTAGCTCACAAACATCTATTTTCACCAGGAGTGAGTTGTTCCTCCTAACTTTCATACACATCCTTCAAAAACCACTACCGTTTTTACATTGTATCTTTTTACTCCTCTCATGAAATCACTTgcttattttaaacaaatttccccaacagcagcaaaaagaacctcttattttctatttaccTCTTCCCATCCAATCCCTAAAAGTCCCCATCCTTTAAGGTAATCCTTTTATAATATCTAaatcagtaaaatatttattagactAATTTCCTCCAATACTAAATTTCTTGGAAAATCAAAAGGAGGCATATTCTAATCCTATGGCTTTTCTCAGCATTGCCAGAAATACAATGAACTGCAGGCTAGTCTTAACAGACTTATACAAGCTATGTAGTACTTTCTACggattaaatgtttaaatatctcAGGCATTAATGTCCATAATGGACTATGGACAGAAATTTCCCCAGTGGCCTCCTATAGCTGACAGTAACCAAGTATCAGCATACAGACCCAGTGAATCTTCATAACTATCTAATTAAATCACAAAGGACTTTTGTCTCACTGTTGAAACCTAGTCAGGAACTAGGCAAACGGAGGGAGTTCAGGGAACACGCCCAGTGCCTTCCTGCCAGGGTGATAACTGGCCAACCTGCTTGAGTTTGTCTTGCCAGAATTTCCTGCTTCAGAGGAAATGACTCAAGTGAGAAATGAGGACACATTCTAAAGAGATGGTACGAGATTAATATTAGTTTTATGATGTTGGCAAGTGGGAGAACtatataaaaagacagaaaattccTGGACCAATGAACACACATTTATAAGATGCTTATTTCAGCACAAAACCCTGTACTAAATTCTGTGGGGAGCACAAAAATTGTTCCTATGTTTCATAATATTTGtggaatgcctactatgtgccaggcagttaTAAACAGGGGATAAATAGagtagaaaaaagacaaaattcctgCTCTCAAGGAGACCACCATGCAGTGAGAAAGGAAGACAAGACACCAACAAAAGAAACGTACTGGGAAATGCTGTCAAGGAGAGGGGCATATCGAGCATACAACGGGGTCCCACACACAGAACCAGATGCAAGAATCAGAGGGTCCCaggaattttttgaaagaaagctgtattagtttcctagggctgccagaATAAATTACCACAAGGCTGGTGGCTTAATAGAGGGGCAAGGAACTTTCTCAGAATCACTCCGTTTGGAAGAGGCGAAAGATGAGAGAGAAGGGGTAAGTGGAGAATACTGAAGAAAGCCCACTTAAGTTGAAagggtttttattttcctaagcCGGTATTTATACCAGGAAATTGTCCTAGAGTAAAAAAATCTTGGCAAGATAGTTAGATTCCTTAAATTGCTGTCTTTTGGAAACTGCATACATTGTCACTAACGTGGTTTATATGGAGAAATTCACAAAACAAATTCGACTTTTCCTTCCCTCTACACCATTGTATGAGTGTCCTCTATCGAGAAATCAAGGAGTCTTGTCCACCAAAGTCGTAAAAACTAAGCTGTCGAAATTCAGCCATCCCTAAACTTGGCATCCATCTACCAAACCAGATGCcggcctgccctccctcctcgtCTCCTCTCATTGGGCTCACACCCATCCACCTGCTCTCAGCCTCTGAGAGCTGCTACTGACACTTGTTAAAGAAAATTACTCAAAACACAGAAATAAGGCAAAAAATAACTTTATGACTTATAATGTCAAGCTCTAATAAGACCACTTGTGGATCATCTCTTTTGAGGAATATAAGTTCATTTCACTTAGTATCACAATTGATTAGAGCAATGACATTTTATAGCTCTGTAAAATTAGAAGtttaacttcttaaaaaacagataaagtgtgattattttcttttctgtcttagcAGAGAAAATAACCATCCAAAGCAGCTTTATAGCACCCTAGGACACtaacaagttttgtttttaatttagcaGTTTTTACTAACATGCTTTTTCCTACTGActttttaattccatttcttaTATTCtcgaagggggagggtatagctcaatggtagtgtttgcttagtatgcacaaagtcttgggttcaatccctggtacttccaccaaaaataaataaaaacctaattacctccctacctccctaaaaaaaaaccaaaaatagatttCTTATGTTCTCTTTGAAACATTTTGTCATTCTGCTAGTTTACACCTCAATAAACAGGTAAGTAAAACTTTAAAGCatccttattattttttcctatgaGAATTATGCTAATGATTTGGAAATGACTAACGTATCCTGGGTAAGAATTGACCCTCAACTCTACCCCAAGTACTTCTATGGCAAGCTCTATTGTAATGGCTGGTTTGCCTGCCTCCTCTGCCAGACTAGACATTGACTTCTAAGGAGTCAGTGAACACCTGTCTTCCATCCACTGCAGTCTCTGAAATCCAGATGAGCTCAACAAAAATCCCTGAATGAGTTCCTTACCCAAATGCTGCAGAGCCTTTTCTCCCacccttttcctttgttcatCATGAGGTGAAACTCCTACTAcatcttcttttttaactttataatggCTCTCTTCACCATCTGCAGTCTCTATGAAAAGTATCAACTGACTAATTAAATGATAGGTTTTTCTCCTAGTGGCAGACATACCACAGGGCTTAGGCTTGACAACAGGACAGAATTCACATCACCTTCCTGGACATCAGTaaccttcaaaaataaattttaataaaaatgactacTCCcactttgaaaatttaaaaatgtcagtttttattAAGGATAGAAACTGGCTACACAACTTGCATATTATAAAGAGAGACAGCAGTATGTAAAACACCTGAAATACACAGTCTTCTCGAGCAGAAGATGTTATATTCATACCTGTAAATCAATTAGCATTTAGTGTCTATCCAGTCAAGGAATGAGCCCCACTATTCGGATCCAGCTCTTTGTTGAAAGATTATTTTATTGGTATTAAATTTGTGGTAATAATGAAAAGCCTCGGCAGGTATCAAATAGAACTCCGCCAGTTGCCATTTTATTGACTCAGCTTTAAATTCATCCTATTTGCCtactcattaaaaacaaatctggGTCCTTCAACACATTTTTCCTTTGTAGCTGACAGGAATGTTAAGCTTTCTCAGTAGAGGGCGCTGGAGAGGCACTGCTGGAGGAAAGAGCCTTGTTCCTACTTCCGTGTGTTCAACCGGGAGGCTCCTTGGAATCCAGCTCCGAGGCGGAATACCCACTTCCTCAGCGTGTCAGGCTGGTGCAGCGTGGTCAGCTGCTCCAGTGTCCAGCCCCCACACACGAGACCCCCCCAGCATTCAGTGCCTGTGGTACACACTGGCCAGCAGCTCCCAGCCACCAGCAGTTCCCCGCAGCAACCCCCCTGGGCAGGTTGTAATGGAGGCCCCTGGTGAGACACCCGTGAACGGATTCCTCCAGCACCCTAGAGGATGGACTTCCAGCAGGATCCCCTGGCACAAATCTTCCAGCAAAGTCTGGATTGCAGTCCTGGGGTGCAGGGTGCTCTATCTAACTACTCCTTATATCTGTTATTCCTGTATGTGGCAGAGTTCTTTCTATTTCTTACTAGCCAATCCCTCATTATTCCAATCTCCTGTCATGGTtaacaattctttatattaaactttcccTGTTCAAATGACTGTGTGCCTTCTCTCTCCTGATTGGACACAGACTGAGACAAACCAttagaagcaaaatgaaaatcaaagattttaaagataCGTTATTGGGCACTTGATATAAACAGAAGTTTCGCATGACAGAATGTTTACTCATacagaaatgaaataacatatttaaagaaatggaaatcatttACATATCTGGGATTTAGATGCCTAAGAAAGATgaacacacagagagagagacttttCTTATCCTTTTCTACTGATAAAAATAGTTCAAATCATCATAACCATGTTTGCTTACTCTGACAAGAGCAAGagatatacattttattatcctGGGAGGTTCTCTGCAATGCCCCGGTTACTTAACACTGGCTTAATCCAGAGTCAAATGCAGGGCTGTGAGAGATAATCAAATGACAAAATCTGGCTCCCCTTCTTCAGGAAGGCATTTTCAAATCCTTCTGTCATCTTTAAGCAAACACTTCTCAAGTGTTTAAGTAGAACCGTGGGAGACTATGAATGGGAGAAGCACAGTTCCGTAACTAAGAGCACAGGCAAGGTGCACTACGTCactaggcttcagtttcctcacctgtggaaGGGGACAAAGACAGCACCgacctcacagggctgctgtcaGGACTGAGTAAAGACATGCAACGCACTTAAAATTATGCCTGGCAACTAAGTGTTTGCTGTTATTCTTATGGTCTGTGATCTTATTCTTGAAATGATATTACTTGAACAATACAATTATAAAGACACCATACTTCCTTCATAACTCTAACAGAAGAACCAACATTTTATGTAAGCACTTAGGCTAAGTAAGCAGCAGTAAAAATGTCCCATACGCCCAGTATAATGAGATTTAGTCAAGTAAGGACTACCTGCATCAGAAACATTTACCATCCAAGTAGCTTCTCAAGTGAGTTTTGCCAGCATCCTAATTATTTGGAGTAAATGGACTTTGTAAATGTTAAGAAATTGGAAATTGCATTATAATAATCATCTGCCTTCTCACATGTTGGAATTAAGGCTACCCCTTTTTCTAAGACTTTTGGGGTTGCAGAAAAAGTGAGGTTTCCCCAAAATTtagtgagtttctttttttcGAAGTTTTATGCCTTAGATATTATCTTTGTAGTCAGATAGACTGGGTTTTTCTCTAGCCCCACTTTTTGCCAGCTGAATAACTTCAAACAAGTGTTTTAACCTCCTTAAATCCTATAACATGAGGATAGCAATGCCTACgatgaaagaattaaataagaaaatgtaggTAAAGCCAGCATCACACATGGCATCACCATGTGAGGGAAAGCAGTAGCCATTATTGTTACCATTGTTGACATTTTATTACCTAACTTTTTGCCTTGTTAACTTCATGACctcttttttaaacaagtatATGTCAGAAGAAGATCCTATAACATCAATGTGTGTCTCATAAAAATTAACCAGAACCTGAAGGCACCTCGAACTTACTTGTTCACATGCCaacttaatatttcttttctctctatgttcctttccttccaaaataaaTGTCTCCTTTCTAAGCTCAAAGGAAAGAGCATGTGAATACTTCTCAATGAGTTCTTTTACCTGTTTTGCCTTGTTTGGCTGAGACCTATCTTGAACATTCTTTATACAAACTGTGGTAATGTCACCATCCACTCTCTCTTGACATTGAACATGAAATTTTTTCAATGTGCTTTCATAAAATCCACTCTTGTTTTTCAGGTAAAGGAAAACATCTGTGTCGAGAACAAGACTTTCTCCACTCCTCAGAGTCTCAGGTATTGAGGACCTGAGTGACTTTAAAGAGTGACTGCTTCTCTGCATACTCCCTCTTGGGCTCTGTCCACTCctgtttttttctaaaagagaaCTTACTTTTAATAGCAAAAGTTCTTTGAGCTTCTTGATAGCCAGAAATGATCCTTGAACAGAGATTCTTCCATTGGCTCCCAAAGGACTGAAGCCTAAGGTTGAGATTTCCCTTTTAAGGTCCATTACCACGTTTTCTAGACGGACTTGACTCCGAAAAACAGAAAGATCAAGGACAGCATGTACAGAGCTGAAGACCTAAAAttaaacagagaaattaaaacagcaCCACCTAGTGGAGCAGACTTTATAAACACATTCTTTTCCCACCATTTTCTGTCTCCTCAGCAGCCACCCTAAACCAGGCCCCAACTGCCTAGCACAGACTGGCTTCTTGCGCCATGGCCGCCCGTCAAAGGGACCCCACAACCCCATCAAGGCCACAATGTTCAGCTTGGGATTCACAGTCCCTCTCTGTATTCCCTAAAACAGAAGTGGTCACATAATTTTTAGAAGCAGAAttcttttctgaagcaaattCCTAGGCAGAACCGATAGATACACACTGTTCTGGTTCTGCTCTGGGGATAGGGGTCTCTGCAGAGAGCCCTCCAAGTCTGAAGTTCATCAGATGGCTGCACAGAACCCTAGCTTTCTTACAGAATAAAGCTTTAAACCAATGCTTtggattttactttttgctctCATTTCCAcctttcctgtttcttcaaaGCTCCTTTTAAATGTTCATCCTAATCGGGTTTTTCCCCCTACAGAGTAAGTCTTTAGGTAGACACCTGACATCATCCACGATAACATAAAAGCTCACTGTCACCTTAAAAGCATCAAGAGGCTCATATAGAAACAAAAACTGACTAGGCAATAACTAAAACATTTCAAGACACAGGTTCAGCCTTTAACACTGACTCAGGTTAAGgagtttgcattttctttcctaGAAGTCCTGGGGTGAGTGCTTTGTGTCTCCTAGGTACAGGGGAcactttgcagaagaaacaagATCTAGATGATCAGCATGCCTTCAGCATCACACCTACCTTTTCACCAAAATGAGAGACTGTGAGTTGAGCAGGTCCAACCTTCTCTGCTAGACAGTGTTTTTTTCTGACCACGTTCTCTGCAACTAATTTGAAACAGGGGCATCAGAAATCTCTGTGGCATAATACtctaataattattttcattaataataatgatagggATGTTCAAGTCTTTTAGAATacctaagatttttttctgtttttcctctaaattcaacatttaaatagtttttccttctactttaacacattaaaattcatatatatatacatatatacacacacatatatacatatatacataaagaaCACCTAAAAG includes these proteins:
- the RBM43 gene encoding RNA-binding protein 43 isoform X2, whose amino-acid sequence is MASVLKVRESKASERTIVVAGLPVGFVNDQLLTTLLKIHFQDTENKGGVVEDVMYPTRTKGVAYVTFKEKEVAENVVRKKHCLAEKVGPAQLTVSHFGEKVFSSVHAVLDLSVFRSQVRLENVVMDLKREISTLGFSPLGANGRISVQGSFLAIKKLKELLLLKVSSLLEKNRSGQSPRGSMQRSSHSLKSLRSSIPETLRSGESLVLDTDVFLYLKNKSGFYESTLKKFHVQCQERVDGDITTVCIKNVQDRSQPNKAKQVKELIEKYSHALSFELRKETFILEGKEHREKRNIKLACEQVSSRCLQVLVNFYETHIDVIGSSSDIYLFKKEVMKLTRQKVR
- the RBM43 gene encoding RNA-binding protein 43 isoform X1, producing the protein MCHLGYPAYCQASVLKVRESKASERTIVVAGLPVGFVNDQLLTTLLKIHFQDTENKGGVVEDVMYPTRTKGVAYVTFKEKEVAENVVRKKHCLAEKVGPAQLTVSHFGEKVFSSVHAVLDLSVFRSQVRLENVVMDLKREISTLGFSPLGANGRISVQGSFLAIKKLKELLLLKVSSLLEKNRSGQSPRGSMQRSSHSLKSLRSSIPETLRSGESLVLDTDVFLYLKNKSGFYESTLKKFHVQCQERVDGDITTVCIKNVQDRSQPNKAKQVKELIEKYSHALSFELRKETFILEGKEHREKRNIKLACEQVSSRCLQVLVNFYETHIDVIGSSSDIYLFKKEVMKLTRQKVR